In the genome of Salmo trutta chromosome 18, fSalTru1.1, whole genome shotgun sequence, one region contains:
- the LOC115153264 gene encoding protein NDNF, translated as MMAAMALSWYLCLAVTLLCGPSWPQGHSALAPENEVPLRPTAWLPDGKVTSIHLPKGRTRRLYFTLKKKVVMMSVTVSPCDLPIEWTLAARTLKDKPPKNLHWSTKKSMPEVWWRGPGTEDKIHTYTGNAMDTYTGPSNAPASIYILRLRPKDQDTRASVYLHQGSGPSGAFPELPSDPHVHTLGVGMTSVTLSWGPSTSLTRLPHTQRSYDYCVLVNRKHNYHNLCAAREGIRKEREKDKKRQKKDKQRKVTVWPILKNWWWQQWDAETDLRSPAALRDQHDDLQCVCKGTESVCTVSELVPDTQYYFDVFLIDRLNGTSAAYTGTFAQTHEEARPAITPLREGELRWVTFRDGGSTSGEFFSFSPRGWQQSGLFTLQSCGSSEKIKVTVSSKGQELSSQAVGEDLAQIWLQGSPSYLIHLEREGTAPPRQAALGVLKASVKMQASSAYHRQGVPSLPSTLQIKSFNRLRSCESITLAWMGTEERSLYCVYRRRLGKGEGEKGGTAPCMGPESRSDTERVLCKYFQELNPRRAVTTAVIGGLEPGVAYMFDVYLMRRWGIPIKYSSKTVRTRKEC; from the exons ATGATGGCAGCAATGGCCCTGTCCTGGTATCTCTGCCTGGCCGTGACTCTCCTCTGTGGCCCCTCCTGGCCCCAAGGACACTCGGCTCTGGCCCCTGAGAATGAGGTGCCACTCCGCCCCACCGCCTGGCTGCCTGATGGAAAGGTCACCTCCATACATCTGCCCAAAGGACGCACCCGGAG ACTGTACTTCACATTGAAGAAGAAGGTTGTGATGATGTCTGTGACCGTCAGTCCCTGTGACCTCCCCATCGAATGGACCCTCGCAGCCCGAACCCTGAAGGACAAACCGCCTAAAAATCTACACT GGAGTACCAAGAAGAGTATGCCAGAGGTGTGGTGGAGAGGGCCTGGGACTGAGGACAAGATACACACCTACACTGGCAACGCCATGGACACCTACACAGGTCCTTCCAACGCCCCAGCATCTATCTACATCCTCAGGCTGCGCCCCAAGGACCAGGACACCAGGGCTAGCGTGTACCTCCATCAGGGCTCTGGGCCCTCAGGGGCCTTCCCAGAGCTTCCCTCTGACCCCCATGTCCACACCCTGGGTGTAGGAATGACCAGTGTCACCCTCAGCTGGGGCCCCAGTACCTCCCTCACAAGACTGCCGCACACCCAACGCAGCTATGACTACTGTGTCCTTGTCAACCGCAAACACAACTACCACAACCTCTGTGCTGCCCGGGAGGGCATCAGGAAAGAGCGGGAGAAAGACAAGAAACGGCAGAAGAAGGACAAACAAAGGAAAGTAACTGTGTGGCCGATTCTCAAAAActggtggtggcagcagtgggatgCTGAAACAGATCTCCGGTCACCTGCTGCGCTCCGTGACCAGCATGATGATCTCCAATGTGTTTGTAAGGGAACAGAGAGCGTGTGCACTGTTTCAGAGCTTGTCCCCGACACGCAGTACTACTTTGACGTCTTTTTGATTGACAGGCTAAATGGAACCAGTGCAGCATATACTGGAACGTTCGCTCAAACACATGAGGAGGCCCGACCAGCTATCACACCACTCAGGGAAGGGGAGCTCCGGTGGGTGACCTTCCGGGATGGAGGCTCAACCTCTGGGGAGTTCTTTAGCTTCAGTCCCCGGGGTTGGCAGCAGAGTGGCCTGTTCACTCTCCAGAGCTGCGGTAGCAGTGAGAAGATCAAGGTCACCGTCTCCAGCAAGGGCCAAGAGCTTAGCTCCCAGGCTGTGGGAGAAGACTTGGCTCAGATCTGGCTCCAAGGCAGCCCCTCCTACCTCatccacctggagagagagggtacTGCGCCCCCCAGACAAGCTGCTCTTGGGGTGCTGAAGGCCTCTGTTAAGATGCAGGCATCCTCTGCTTACCATCGTCAAGGGGTACCTTCGCTCCCCTCCACCCTGCAGATTAAGTCTTTCAACAGGCTGAGGAGCTGTGAATCCATCACCCTGGCCTGGATGggcacagaggagaggagcctatACTGCGTGTACCGCCGGAGGCTGGGTAAAGGCGAGGGGGAGAAGGGAGGTACGGCACCCTGCATGGGGCCCGAGTCACGGTCGGACACTGAGAGAGTCCTGTGTAAATACTTCCAGGAGCTAAACCCTCGGCGGGCTGTCACGACGGCCGTGATCGGGGGCCTGGAGCCTGGGGTCGCCTACATGTTTGATGTCTATCTAATGAGACGCTGGGGGATCCCCATAAAGTACAGCAGCAAGACAGTGAGAACCAGGAAGGAGTGCTGA